The DNA region TTCCGACAAAATATCATCCATCCTTTCCATGGTGGATCATAGCCTAACGAATACCGATCTGAAATCCATGGTCACTAGCATAACCATCGCAGCAAATTCTATAAATGATATATTCAAATTACCTGATCTTAAGCATGCTTTAAAGCGCTTCGATAAAACGTTGCACGCCATCGAAATTTTTGTATCGGCTCTAAAATCGAAGATAAATCCAGTTTCTGATAATATCCAATCTATGCTGGAAACCTGTAAAATAGCCCTTGAAAAATTTGGAAATATGTCAGAGTCCATAGACTATACTGTTTCTGGTGAAATGGAATCGAAATATGGATTAGATGATGCAATACAGGAAATAACGCGCGCAGCAAAATCATTTAGAGCACTCGTGGATTATTTGGAACGAAATCCAAATGCAATACTTTCAGGGAAATCTAGTAAAAAGAAATAATCTATGAATCATATAAAATATTTATTATTTTTTCTTCCGTCAATTTTCAGCGGATGTATGTTCTCGCCAGTAACTGATTCCACGCGATTTTATACCATGGGGATGAAGACAACGGTCGAAGCCAATGGACAAAACCATGCCATTCCCATTGGCATAAGCAAAATTTTAATACCGTCCTACCTGGATAAACCTCAGATAATTACATTGATTTCTGACAACGAAATAATCCAGGATGAGTTTAATCGATGGGCCGAACCCATAGAGGAATGCATACTTAGAGTACTGCGCGACAGGATCAATCAAAAATGCGATCAGGTAAAAATAGTAATATTTCCCTTTGATAAACACATAGATATCGATTATAAAATAAAAATCAGAATTCATGATTTCATTCCAAATGAAACTGACAAAACCGTTACTCTGTCTTCATTTTGGCGCATGACAGACAAAAACCACAATATTATTGCCAAAAAGAACTCGATAATCGTGGCCAATTACCAAATCGACCAGCAAGAAAATAAATACCTAAATATGATAGCTGGCATGGAACAAGCCATTGTACAGCTGAGCTTCGACATATCCGAAGCAATAAATGCCATTATTTTTAAAAAATAATAATTTATTTACGACCTTGCTTGGGTTTTATAAACAATGCTATGAAAAACCCGCATATGACCATTATCGGCATCACTGACATCGCTACCCGAAAATCCATAGCCGTTGGTTTGGCACTGTTTAGCATATCCAATATATAGCCAACCAATGGCTGCAATAGACCACCTACGAAAGTTACGATCATATTGACCACTGCTATGGCACTACCACTGGCATATTTCGGATTGATTTCCAGACTGGCCACAAAACATATAACCTGGGGAGCAGAGACAAAGCCAGTGATAAACAATAATATCCGAATTTCCCATAGAGAAATATGGTTTAATAACAATATTATTGCCATGAACAACGGGCACAAAATTGTGCTGACCATTAGTAGTGATTTCTTCAGTCCGGTTTTATCCGACAAAAATCC from Puniceicoccales bacterium includes:
- a CDS encoding PqiC family protein, with the translated sequence MNHIKYLLFFLPSIFSGCMFSPVTDSTRFYTMGMKTTVEANGQNHAIPIGISKILIPSYLDKPQIITLISDNEIIQDEFNRWAEPIEECILRVLRDRINQKCDQVKIVIFPFDKHIDIDYKIKIRIHDFIPNETDKTVTLSSFWRMTDKNHNIIAKKNSIIVANYQIDQQENKYLNMIAGMEQAIVQLSFDISEAINAIIFKK